The window TAGGTCGATCCTTCATCCCAATCATCACACCTGGTTGTCGGAAACGCACGGCGTGATCATCGTCAACGTCGCCGAACTGGCCAAGCGCTTGGCGACAGTGCCATGAAGGGGTCGAGCAGCGTCTGAACTCGGGCTCGGTCATTCGGCCGGACGTGCGAAGCCATCCGGTTCATCATGTTCGAGACCGGCAAGAAGGCCAGAGCAGCCCGTCAGCTATCTGTCAAAACCTTCGTGCAGGGCCGCCGGCAAACTAGGTCGATCTCGATCAGCGCATCGTACGCGAGCCCCGTCACCCCCACACAGGTTCGCGCCGGCAGGCGGCCTTCGGCAAAATAACTACGATAAGTCGCGTTGACAGCGGCGTAGTCTTGCTTGACGCGCGTGAGGTAGATCCGCGCCATCACGACATCTTCAAGACCGAGCTCGAGCCCGGCCAGCACCAGCCGCAGATTTTCCATCACCGCGCGGGTCTGCGCCTCGATGCCGTCGGGCAGTTGGCCCGGCGCGGCCGGCGTATCGGGCATTTGTCCGGTGACAAAGACAAAACCGTCGGTTTCGACGGCGTGGCTGAGCGGCGCTACCGGTTTCGGGCCGCCGGCGATCATGTGGAATTTCAATGAAGCAGCCTCGTGGAATTTCAATGAAGCAGCCTCGGTTGTTTAGGATCGCGGAACGTTTTCAAACAAGCGCTTGCTCAGGATGGCGTGAAGCCCCCAGTTTGGGAATTTGAATCACAGACGCCCGGCCAAACACAATGCTCCTGCCTCGGCCCGGCAACCAGTTGGCGCAAAGCGGACATCAAATGTTAGGTAACGCCCGCAGACTCGGTCGAAAATGATTCTGAGCGGGCTTACTAAAGCGGGACGATAACCAAGGAGTGATGCTTCGGCCGCCACCTGCGTGATACGTTTCCGTGAAACGCAATCAGGGGCGTGAGCATGGAGAAATACGGAGCCGGGTCGATTGTTGTCTCCGACTATGATCCCAACTGGCCGATCTTGTTCGAGCAAGAAAGCACGAGGATCAAGAAAGCTCTCGGCTCGTTCGCTTTGGCCATCGAGCACATGGGTAGCACGGCGGTTCCAGGCCTGCCATCGAAGCCCATCATCGACCTGCTAGTTGGCGTACCTAGCCTAGAGGAGGCAAAAGAACGATGGATCGAGCCGATCAGGTCGCTTGGCTACAATTACGTGCCGGAGTACGTGTCGTGGCTCCCTGGCGAGTTGTTCTTCCGAAAGGGGCCTCCGGGCCCGTGGACCCATCATGTGCATTTGATGGAGCCGTCTTATCCTCGGTGGGAGGCATTGCTGGTATTCCGCGATTATCTCCGCGCACATTCCGAGGCAGCCCAAGCTTACGCTAACATTAAGCGGGCCCTCGCCGCCTCGTCGGTAGACGACATAGAGGCTTATCGAACCGGCAAACATATCTTCGTCGAGGAGACCACTGCCAAGGCGCGTGCTTGGCGCGCGCATGCAGCACGGTCAATGATGGCGCCCGATTAGGATACGCCTCAACTTCTGCATTTGGCCCTTCGCGTCACTTCGCTACCTGCAGCAACCACGTCGCTTCAGGAGCAAAGCGGACGTGACCGAAATTTATGAGTACGCTCCCTAGCTAGGGCGTGAACCCATAAATCTGTAGTAGTCGGCGGAGTCCGCTTTGGTGCGCGTAACGGACTCAAGTCGGACATCGCGTCATGTCCGAAAAGTGCCATTTTCGGAAGTCAGACGTCGAGAGTTATCCGTGACGAACAAAAAAAACTGGACGTTGCCGGGGCTTTGAGTTTGTAATCTGGAGGCCGAGTGCTCATGGGACTACGCCAAGCGCCTTCAGTTCGGCATTGGCGGCATCCCACTCGGGGGAACTGTGCGGGCAATCGCTTGCTACCAGACGGAAAAGGCGAGTTGCTTCATCTTTCAACCCCTTCGTCAGCGAAAGCTCCCCGCTGTAAAAATTCGTCTCGCAGACCTGGCCCTTCTTCTTGGTGGCGTCCGGATCGTCTGAGGCAGCAAGTACAGCAGCAGGCGTCATCTGGTCCATGAACAATCTGATGACAGGCGCCGGCCAGACGGTCATGTCGATCTGGGAACTGGTTTGCGCCAGACGGCTCGGGAGATTGTTCCGCTGACCGACGATATCGGCCCACAGCGCCAGATAGGCATTTTCCGGTGCCTGCGCACTTGCTTGGTTAAAATCGGCCAGCGCCTTTTCGACTGAGCCGGCAAAGAGATATGAACGCCCGCGAGCAAAGTAGGGCACGGGGGATTTCGGATTGAGCCGGATCGCCTCATTGTAGTCGGCGATGGCGCGCTCGAAGTCACCCTTGGAGCTGAAGACGTCACCTCGACCGACGAAGGCCTTGCCGGATTTTGGATCAAGCCGGATTGCCTCATTGTAGTCGGCACTTGCGCGGTCGAGGTCGCCCTTGGCGCGATAAGCGACACCTCGACCGTTGAAGGCGCTGGCATCTTCGGGATCGATCCGGATCGCCTCACTGTAGTCGGCGATGGCGCGGTCGTTGTCGCCCTTTTCGAGATAAGCGATAGCTCGATTATTGAAGGCCGCGGCGTCTTTGGGATCGA is drawn from Bradyrhizobium lablabi and contains these coding sequences:
- a CDS encoding RidA family protein, whose protein sequence is MKFHMIAGGPKPVAPLSHAVETDGFVFVTGQMPDTPAAPGQLPDGIEAQTRAVMENLRLVLAGLELGLEDVVMARIYLTRVKQDYAAVNATYRSYFAEGRLPARTCVGVTGLAYDALIEIDLVCRRPCTKVLTDS
- a CDS encoding GrpB family protein, producing the protein MEKYGAGSIVVSDYDPNWPILFEQESTRIKKALGSFALAIEHMGSTAVPGLPSKPIIDLLVGVPSLEEAKERWIEPIRSLGYNYVPEYVSWLPGELFFRKGPPGPWTHHVHLMEPSYPRWEALLVFRDYLRAHSEAAQAYANIKRALAASSVDDIEAYRTGKHIFVEETTAKARAWRAHAARSMMAPD